The genomic stretch GTTTTCCGTCGATGGAAGAACACCGTCCAGGAAGTCCACGTCGAGATTGAGATTGGAATGATCCAGTTTCGAAATGACCCGGTCTTCCACCACCTTTTTCAGGTCCCCGAGATCGACCACATAGCCCGTGTCAGGGTTCGGTTCGCCGGCAACCGTAATCTCCAACGTATAGTTGTGTCCGTGCCAGTTCGGACTGTTACACTTGCCGAAGGTTGCGGCATTCCACTCGTCCGATTTCTTCGCGTTGTGCAGCCGGTGAGCAGCGTTGAACTGCATTTTGCGCGTGATGTAAACTTTCGCCATCTTCACTTCACTGTATCGTAGGATCTGGACAGCGCTTACAGACGCCCTGATCGTTTGTTGCACCGCATAATACGAAAAACGTTCAAATCGTCCAAGTGACTCGCCCGAGGGTTGTCGGGCCGATCGCCACCCGTTTCAGCAGAAAACACGTATTAATGAGCGAAAAGACCCTAT from Rhodothermales bacterium encodes the following:
- a CDS encoding 6-carboxytetrahydropterin synthase, with the translated sequence MAKVYITRKMQFNAAHRLHNAKKSDEWNAATFGKCNSPNWHGHNYTLEITVAGEPNPDTGYVVDLGDLKKVVEDRVISKLDHSNLNLDVDFLDGVLPSTENLAIQIWKQIESHLPAGTLYSVRVRETDNNSAEYRGD